From Camelina sativa cultivar DH55 chromosome 20, Cs, whole genome shotgun sequence, the proteins below share one genomic window:
- the LOC104769200 gene encoding transcription factor TGA4 isoform X2 yields MNTTSTHFVPQRRFEIYEPLNQISMWEESFKNNGGMYTPGSIIIPTNEKTDSLSEDTSHGAEGTPHKYDQEASTSRHPDKIQRRLAQNREAARKSRLRKKAYVQQLETSRLKLIHLEQELDRARQQGFYVGNGVESSALGFSDNMSSGIVAFEMEYGHWVEEQNRQICELRTVLHGQVSDIELRSLVENAMKHYFQLFRMKSTAAKIDVFYVMSGMWKTSAERFFLWIGGFRPSELLKVLLPHFDPLTDQQLLDVCNLRQSCQQAEDALSQGMEKLQHTLAESVAAGKLGEGSYIPQMTCAMERLEALVSFVNQADHLRHETLQQMHRILTTRQAARGLLALERIEVKP; encoded by the exons ATGAATACAACATCGACACATTTTGTTCCACAGAGAAGGTTTGAAATTTACGAGCCTCTCAACCAAATCAGTATGTGGGAAGAAAGTTTCAAGAACAATGGAGGCATGTATACGCCTGGCTCTATCATAATCCCAACAAACGAAAAGACAGACAGCTTG TCAGAGGATACTTCTCATGGGGCAGAGGGAACTCCTCACAAGTATGACCAAGAGGCTTCCACATCCAGACATCCTGATAAG ATACAGCGACGGCTTGCTCAGAATCGTGAGGCAGCTAGGAAAAGTCGTTTGCGCAAGAAA GCTTATGTTCAGCAGCTAGAGACAAGCCGGTTGAAGCTAATTCATTTAGAGCAAGAACTCGATCGTGCTAGACAACAG GGTTTCTATGTTGGGAACGGAGTAGAATCCAGTGCTCTTGGTTTCTCAGATAACATGAGCTCAG GGATTGTTGCATTTGAGATGGAATATGGACATTGGGTGGAAGAACAAAATAGGCAAATATGCGAACTAAGAACTGTATTACATGGACAAGTTAGTGATATAGAGCTTCGATCACTAGTCGAAAATGCCATGAAACATTACTTTCAACTCTTCCGAATGAAATCAACTGCTGCAAAAATTGATGTCTTCTACGTCATGTCGGGAATGTGGAAAACTTCAGCAGAGCGGTTTTTCTTGTGGATAGGTGGATTTAGACCCTCGGAGCTTCTCAAG GTTCTGTTACCGCATTTTGATCCTTTGACGGATCAACAACTTTTGGATGTATGTAATTTGAGGCAATCATGTCAACAAGCGGAAGATGCGTTATCTCAAGGTATGGAGAAATTGCAACATACATTAGCAGAGAGTGTAGCAGCAGGGAAACTTGGCGAAGGAAGTTATATTCCTCAAATGACTTGTGCTATGGAGAGATTGGAGGCTTTGGTAAGCTTTGTAAACCAG gCTGATCATTTGAGACATGAGACATTGCAACAAATGCATCGAATCTTAACGACGCGACAAGCGGCTAGAGGTTTGTTAGCACTAG AAAGGATTGAAGTGAAACCTTAA
- the LOC104769200 gene encoding transcription factor TGA4 isoform X1: MNTTSTHFVPQRRFEIYEPLNQISMWEESFKNNGGMYTPGSIIIPTNEKTDSLSEDTSHGAEGTPHKYDQEASTSRHPDKIQRRLAQNREAARKSRLRKKAYVQQLETSRLKLIHLEQELDRARQQGFYVGNGVESSALGFSDNMSSGIVAFEMEYGHWVEEQNRQICELRTVLHGQVSDIELRSLVENAMKHYFQLFRMKSTAAKIDVFYVMSGMWKTSAERFFLWIGGFRPSELLKVLLPHFDPLTDQQLLDVCNLRQSCQQAEDALSQGMEKLQHTLAESVAAGKLGEGSYIPQMTCAMERLEALVSFVNQADHLRHETLQQMHRILTTRQAARGLLALGEYFQRLRALSSSWAARQREPT, from the exons ATGAATACAACATCGACACATTTTGTTCCACAGAGAAGGTTTGAAATTTACGAGCCTCTCAACCAAATCAGTATGTGGGAAGAAAGTTTCAAGAACAATGGAGGCATGTATACGCCTGGCTCTATCATAATCCCAACAAACGAAAAGACAGACAGCTTG TCAGAGGATACTTCTCATGGGGCAGAGGGAACTCCTCACAAGTATGACCAAGAGGCTTCCACATCCAGACATCCTGATAAG ATACAGCGACGGCTTGCTCAGAATCGTGAGGCAGCTAGGAAAAGTCGTTTGCGCAAGAAA GCTTATGTTCAGCAGCTAGAGACAAGCCGGTTGAAGCTAATTCATTTAGAGCAAGAACTCGATCGTGCTAGACAACAG GGTTTCTATGTTGGGAACGGAGTAGAATCCAGTGCTCTTGGTTTCTCAGATAACATGAGCTCAG GGATTGTTGCATTTGAGATGGAATATGGACATTGGGTGGAAGAACAAAATAGGCAAATATGCGAACTAAGAACTGTATTACATGGACAAGTTAGTGATATAGAGCTTCGATCACTAGTCGAAAATGCCATGAAACATTACTTTCAACTCTTCCGAATGAAATCAACTGCTGCAAAAATTGATGTCTTCTACGTCATGTCGGGAATGTGGAAAACTTCAGCAGAGCGGTTTTTCTTGTGGATAGGTGGATTTAGACCCTCGGAGCTTCTCAAG GTTCTGTTACCGCATTTTGATCCTTTGACGGATCAACAACTTTTGGATGTATGTAATTTGAGGCAATCATGTCAACAAGCGGAAGATGCGTTATCTCAAGGTATGGAGAAATTGCAACATACATTAGCAGAGAGTGTAGCAGCAGGGAAACTTGGCGAAGGAAGTTATATTCCTCAAATGACTTGTGCTATGGAGAGATTGGAGGCTTTGGTAAGCTTTGTAAACCAG gCTGATCATTTGAGACATGAGACATTGCAACAAATGCATCGAATCTTAACGACGCGACAAGCGGCTAGAGGTTTGTTAGCACTAGGTGAGTATTTCCAACGGCTTCGAGCTTTGAGTTCGAGTTGGGCGGCTAGGCAACGTGAACCAACGTAA